In the Polyangiaceae bacterium genome, one interval contains:
- a CDS encoding sigma 54-interacting transcriptional regulator yields MSDATETRHDTISEAVATPRPGVLILFTEDRPIVAPVPISLAKPSVFGRDAKANVVLDDTQASREHTRVSPGEGGFVVEDLGSRNGTFAAGRRVSGPSHLPFGCTLRIGRTLLLAVLDVEPHRIGAVNSPLLGAGNMEALRTRIREIAGRLEPVLIEGETGVGKERVSEAIHLGSGRSGALVAVNCAALPKDLVEAELFGHAKGAFSGSERAREGLFRAATGGTLLLDEVGDLPLDAQAKLLRVLETGEVRAVGEDRQTVVDVRVIAATNVPLERHVSEGRFRADLFHRLAAWRVAVPPLREHPEDVPLLARHFEADARFSVEAMETLLAAQWPGNVRELRNAVRTAAASAISAGSAHVQSAHLPAGLVLTAERPRAANSDADDVFRARVDTALRLRTGNVAQVARDLGVGRPWLYSVLKRLGIDPSAYR; encoded by the coding sequence ATGTCCGACGCGACGGAGACCCGGCACGACACCATCAGCGAGGCGGTCGCGACTCCGCGTCCTGGCGTGCTGATTCTGTTCACGGAGGATCGGCCCATCGTCGCGCCCGTACCCATCAGCCTGGCCAAGCCTTCGGTATTTGGACGAGATGCCAAGGCGAACGTAGTGCTGGATGATACCCAAGCATCACGGGAGCACACGCGCGTCTCGCCGGGGGAGGGTGGCTTCGTCGTCGAGGACCTCGGCAGCCGCAACGGCACTTTCGCAGCAGGGCGTCGGGTCAGCGGTCCGAGCCATCTTCCCTTCGGCTGCACGTTGCGCATCGGCAGAACGCTGCTGCTCGCCGTTCTGGACGTAGAACCGCACCGCATCGGTGCCGTGAACTCGCCGCTTCTGGGCGCCGGCAACATGGAGGCACTGCGGACGCGCATTCGCGAGATTGCTGGACGACTCGAGCCCGTGCTCATCGAAGGGGAAACCGGCGTCGGCAAAGAGCGTGTCAGCGAGGCAATCCATTTGGGCAGCGGGCGCTCGGGTGCTCTGGTCGCCGTCAACTGTGCCGCGCTGCCAAAGGACTTGGTGGAAGCCGAACTCTTCGGCCACGCCAAGGGCGCCTTCTCGGGTTCGGAGCGGGCGCGAGAAGGCCTGTTCCGCGCCGCTACGGGCGGCACGTTGTTGTTGGACGAAGTGGGCGACTTGCCGCTGGACGCCCAGGCGAAGCTCTTGCGTGTGTTGGAGACGGGGGAAGTCCGCGCCGTCGGTGAGGACCGCCAGACCGTCGTGGATGTTCGTGTGATCGCGGCCACCAACGTGCCCTTGGAACGCCACGTGAGCGAGGGGCGCTTCCGCGCCGACCTGTTCCATCGTCTGGCAGCGTGGCGGGTTGCGGTGCCGCCCCTGCGCGAGCACCCCGAAGATGTTCCGCTGCTTGCTCGCCATTTCGAGGCCGACGCGCGCTTTTCGGTCGAGGCAATGGAGACGCTGTTGGCGGCGCAATGGCCCGGCAACGTGCGCGAGTTGCGGAACGCCGTCCGCACGGCGGCAGCCAGCGCCATCAGCGCGGGCAGCGCGCATGTGCAATCCGCACACCTGCCCGCGGGTCTGGTCCTGACGGCGGAGCGTCCCCGTGCGGCGAATTCCGACGCCGACGACGTCTTCCGCGCTCGGGTCGACACGGCCCTGCGACTTCGCACGGGGAACGTGGCGCAAGTCGCACGCGATCTGGGCGTCGGCCGCCCTTGGCTCTACTCCGTACTCAAGCGCCTTGGCATCGATCCGAGCGCGTATCGCTGA